In Schizosaccharomyces osmophilus chromosome 1, complete sequence, the genomic window CAATCTTGGGTTTGATCAActatttaaagaaatttggGTTCAGTATCTTGAGAAGACAGAGTAGAGTGCAAATGCATGGCGAAATCCAACGATGCAATATGTCTTGGagaataaatgaaaagattaAAAACAACTctacataaaaaaaaataaaatagaaagatCAAGAATGAACGCAAATACTATTCCGTAGCATAAAATCCTAAAGATTTCACAACTCAAATTCTATTCATATCGAGggccaaaaaagaaaaggtaatGATATAGTAAGATTTAATAGagtataaaaataaataaaaccCGGAACCCAAAATCTGTAGTATCATGTTTAGATGTAACAGAGCTACTTTTATCGAAGAGGCATTCATTAAAAGCATCATATGCATTAGCCAGGCCCAGCGCCTTATCCGCAGTTGGAAAGTCCCTAAAGTTTTAAATAAAGCGGAAGGTCTCGACTTATCTTGcatatatatcttttaGCTCTTACCCGTGAAGTAAACGCATTGTATAGCCATGAACAGTAGCACGAACTTCACGGGCGCCCTGATCATGCTCAAACATGGGGTCCCTTTTCTCCTCtactattttttctacCTCAAACCCATGCTCTTTTgcaatatcaaaaaaaagcaggTCCTTATTAGCGAAATGAGGGCGATGGTGAGTGAAAAACACATAAGCAATTGCATTCTTATTATCACCCATGGCTGCTTTGCAGGAACGGACTAATTTTGCTTGTTCAGTGTGGTTGAATACCAAATCTGACAGCAGTAAAACATCAAAATATTGACCCTGTGAAAGACCACCATAATTTCGCAGGTCTTGAACATCGGATCCCCATAAATAACCCACAGCAGATGCCTTACCTTCAATTTCTTGATatcttttcatattttgttcaagattttgaataagAGGGAGATCTGGATAGTCTGAGCACACAACATGTTTGGCGCCATCGAAAGCTGATACAACAGAGGGCAAGCCAGCACCTGCTCCAAACTCCAAAACAACCTTTCCCTGAACAATTTCCGGATGGGCATCGATGAAATTTGATAGCACGATACCACTATTCCACAAGTAGTGCGCCCATAGAGAATGGGATCCTACGAGTTGTAGTTCAACTTCTTTTGGTCTGATTTACAAAGTTAGATATGAAAAAtcttaaaataaaagaagagatGAAACTAAGGACgggaaaaggaaacataCCCACTAGGACAAGTCTTTCGCTCATGAAGAACCGTTTTGGGGGGAGGAGTAGAAGGACGAAAGCCTTCTGGCTCTTCAAACATATTAAACCCTTCAAAATCTAATTCTGTCATATTCAAAAGTACTAATTTTCGTCGACGTTGTCAGATTGAAACAgatcacttttttttatagtGTAGAGCCTAAGGTATTGTTGGAAAAGTATCATGATCATAATTAAAAAGCAACTCTAAGCTGgtagaaaatgaaaagaagagaagatagattcattaaattgtttatatttGTAGTTTTAAATACAGTTTCGGTGTTTTTGTAACTGCACATAAAACCTCCGCTACGTAGAGgactttttgtttttctaatATTTAGAGTATCGAAAACACTGAACATGAGCACTATAAacattttggaagaatccAAACATTGACTGAATGTATGTGTGGTTGcaacaaagaaatgaaataaatattgaGGAAGCGTCATGAGCAAGTGTTCCGAGCATATGGttgtaaagaaagaaacgtaaaaagaagaaagaaagaaaattaagaaaggagaaggaaaaggGTGGCAGCAAGGGAAGCATTCATAACTTATAAGAGAGAAAATATATGgccaaaataaaagaaaatcacaAATCGACAAGGTGGTTTTTCtgtattgaaaaaaaaataaaaataggaaagaaaaagatgtttTAGAGAAGTAGTATAGATAAAACATCGCGGAACCAATTTGTAATTGAAAACATCCAAgaaattacaaaacaaatagCAAGGAAGAATATCACATCAACAAACAGGAGCCAAGaggttgaagaaaagcttttttctGTTATTTAAATGTACTGTTGCATTTTCCATTCCAGTAAAGTGTCGACGGCTTTCTCGGGAGAATCGACGATGACACTTACACCATCGGAAGTACAACCACGAAGCCAAGTATTATGATagtttgtaatttttttcatttctgaATCCTCGATGACAATGTGGGGGATACCCATTAATGTGGAAAGAATGTGTGCATGGAGACGATCAGTAATGACGGCTTTGTGAGAGGCTAAGAATTGTGCACCAGAAAGAAAGCGCGATTTGCCTTTGATATCAAAAGTAGCATCTGGATTCCTAACTTCTTCGGGGTCCCAACCGAGCCAGTCCTCGACAGAGTAAGTGACATTGTGGGAAGTCAAACCTTGTTGATACAAGGATTCGGAGGAGTGTTGCTGGCCTCCTTCCTTGTCAAGGCGGGCAAGAATTAAGACATCAGACTTGATAGGAGTTGATTCTCGAATATGGGAAAGGTCGCCCATGAAAAAGACAATATCAGGAGTGAGAAGGAGTTCGTTGTCTTTACCAAACCCGTCGACGCCAATGAGATAGCTTTGACGATCACGGAAGGCAAGTTGAATTTGAGGATGCTCGGCGTAGAGATTCGCTGTCTCTTGCAAGGCTGCTTCCCCGTTGTACCAAATTGACTGGGGAAAAGAGATAAACTTGCCGTTGGGGAAGTCGCGAATCACGTCTTCACGAAGTTGTTGATGATCGGGGTATATGTCTCCAAAGTTGCCTCCACcatgaaaagcaaaagcaaacacTTCGGGGGAGGATTCCTGGACAATGGCTTGGAGGTCAGATGTGCTATAATCAGATTGGGACGCGCAGATGTAGACGACTTCAATGCCAAGGCCCTCTAAAAGGTCACGCTCAGCAACGTAAATGGCACTGTCACCCTTGTTTGGATGGTCGGGAAAGCCGATCAGCGCGACCTTTCTGATACCCTCAAAGGAATGCTtgtaaaaagtaaagaggacattcttttgaaacgaAATGGTCGACTCGCATTGTGCGCTGTTTTTCACAGGCGCCTTCATGAAAAGCGATTTTCTGTTGTTAGGTTCGTGAATTTTGGGCGAACTGAGACTCGTTGGGTTTTTTATTGTCTGCATGTCGGTTCGTGTGAGCCCATAGAGGAACAGCAAGATAGAAATGGTTGCCAAAGTGACAAGTAAGAGGTATTTGTAACGAATATTGATTGTAACAGGCATACTCGTTGTGTACCAAAATGGATATAGCAGCTAGTTCAATGACacaattgaaaagagaGGAGAACGAATGAAGaatgagaaagaaacaagaattaAGGAAAACACATCCAAAAGTGAATTCAATCCACGAAGTCGAAAAGTCGTTTTCGCCGgtgcaaaaagaaattctgAAGATATGGACCGGATCTACAAACGAATTTCAATaggaataaaaagagaCTATGAAATTCTTATttacaaagcaaaaactaCGAAAAAGATCCACGGTCTGAAGGTGTATTTTCccagaaaaaattatgtgCGGAGGTTAGATCAGATATCGGTACTCGGATTTCTTtataaagcaaaagcaCTCTGAACTGCTCGTATCAATGgataaaataaactatTGCCTATAAAAATAGTTTAACGAACAGATTTGGTAAAATTGgaattataaatttttattttatcctTACTTCTTATATAATAGGAATGGTACTTTTCGGCAGGTCGTGCCAggcgtttgtttacagaaAAGTGTGTGGTTTCACttgaattattttcaatagGTACAACTATCGCAAAATGAAACGACTAGAGAAACACATTTCAGTTAATTTAATCCGTATGTTTCATACCTCTTGAGCAAGGAGGATTCAACTGGCGTACAAAGAATTTAGACTCATGCATcacttgaaaaagatttcttaGGAAACTCTCTCAAATAATAGTCTATCTACTCTATTCCTCTGCTACTACGAGTAGGTGTACCTTTTTACTCATTCACTTTACTTGCGATCATCAAATATTTCTATTGATTATGCATACATAAAGAATCTATTGTCGTCGTCGTCATTGAACATGCGTAAAGTTATATGCGTCAATCCAACCACACTgtatttttctaaaaagttttgagATCCTCACTTGGCAGCAGTAATGACCTTGGTAAGCTCATAAGACTTGACAGCATCCATAAAGTCGGATTGGATAGCGGACTTGGGGCCCTTACCCTCGGCAGCTTCTAAGAAGGCCTTGAATTCAGCGTAGTAAGGATCATCACCAGGGTAGTGGTACTTTTGCTCGCTGTCGGATTCAGGGGAACGAACGTAAAGGACGGGATCACCATAAAGATCAACGATGCGAAGGTAGTAGCCATCGGCTTGAACTTCAATGCAAGTGTCGTACTTTGTACCTTGAAGGGTAATGTTGTGGGTGAAAGAACCTACACCGCCTTCCTTGTACTTCCAGACGGCAGCGGTGAAACGGGGGATACGCTCGTGAGGAGGAACctccttttcttcgtcAAAGGGCATGGCAGACAACTTACCAGGCGCGTCGTCCCAGTTGACACGCTGAACACGAACGGTGCTAGTGTCGACATCACCACCGAAGAAGCGAGACAAATCGCAAAAGTGAGTACCCTGCTCAACGACAGGGCCACCGGATTGCGACATGACCCACCAGAACACCTTGGAGTTATGGACATAGGCAGAGTTGTACTTGGCTATGGTGCTGACAACCTTGAGGTTCTTTTCACGAATGATATCCTTGGCCTTTTGAACGACCTTCAAGTAACGAAGCATGTAACCGACGGAGATGATGGCTTCGTTTGGAATTTGCTTGGCGACGGCAAAGGCGTCTTCCACGGGAGCAGCGGAAATGGGCTTTTCGATGAAAAGAGCGGCTTTGGGGAATCGTTTCAAAAGGGCAAGCTCCATGTCAGCTCCTGGAGCAGTGGAACCATGGGTTTCGGGTGGAATTCCGATGATGAAAGCATGAGGGAGTTCACCGGGATGTTCAGTCAAGTATTTGATGTACTCGTCGGGAGAGTAAAATTCTTGAACAGTGTTGTAACAAGTAGCATAAGGACTTTCggcctttttcttcaagacACGTTCGTGAGAGGTCTTGTGGGGAGAAAGAAGGGCAATCACCTTAAGACGATGACCAAGAACCAATTCGAGTTTTTCAGAGTTGTTCCAAGGGCCTTCGGCAGAGCCAAAGTTGATACCACCACAACCAAAGATGGCACAAGTGAATGGTGGTCCATGATCAAAGTTTGTTCTTTCGGAAATACGAGAAGATACCTCGTGCTTGGCAAAGTTGAAGGCCTTGACTGCTTGATCCTTGAAGTGATCCATATTTACACGcacaaaagagaaagagtGTAAGAGTGAAAAAGTAGTATTCTAAATCcgagagaaaaaaaaaaggtcgTAAATCGTTcgcttctttatttctatttattaatcaagaagcaattcttttatataaatacaAGTTATGGATTATAGAGAATATATAAGGACAAAAAGAGGTCgcaagaaaataaaaacactCGTAAATCGTTTAAAAATTCGTAAAGAATCTGTTGAACGAATATAAAGCACAAGAAACGTGCTCTAtatataactttttttttttctatgtttTCTATGAAGCCTTTACCACATACATGGAAACATCTCTATGAAATCAACCATCTGACGAAATCCCTCGTAACGTCGTTTCCATCCGGCTTCGTTCGTTATGGAGTATGTTATGTTGTATGTGCGTGTTCCATTACATACGATCCACATGCTTATGAGACAATGTCACTCctccttccttcttccttcgATTCCAAGAAGAAGATCGTCATGCAAATCCAAACGACAAAACAACAAGGATCAACGGAAACATAAGTTTGGATGACATCATAATGACACcatcaaaacaaaggaCCTCAGAACCTTcttgaaggaaaaggaaatgagaCCCCGCTTGGAGATTTGTCACTGAAAGTTTCCAAGACTGCGAGATAGTTTGATAGGAACCGGGATGACGCAATTAAGGAAATGTCTATCGAACAAGGTTTACCTTCCCGATGTCGGTGCGGCTTTTTCGAGAAGTTTACCGGGCCATCCAGAGAAGAGGATCCCTTGTAGCAGAGGGGAAATCGAACCTAAAGTGGGATGTCGCATGagaggaaaaagaggaGAAAGAGGAGAGGTGAGGTGAGGTGAGGTGAGGTGAGGGACGGAAGAGGAAAGAATGGAAGGAGAGGGaggaggaaaagaaaacagtaGAAGAGAGGAGGGAGGAAGAGAAGAGTGTAGAAGAGTGTAGAAGAGTGTAGGAGAGTATAGGAGAGTATAAGAagattccttttgttttctattgtTTATCATCAGAAAcctcttttgaaacaacGATTGAAACCACCATCTTTCCTCTCCCTTCTCTTCCTTCTCTTCCTTCTCTTCCTTCTCTTCCTTCTATTCtactgttttcttttcctcctCCCTCTCCTTCCATTCTAATACACCCTCTAGAATATTACTATGAAACTTTCTAGAACAATACATGACCTCATCCACCAATCCTCCTCGTCCCTATTATTTCTAGCTACTTTTGTGTTTTGTCGTCTGCCAaacactttttttctccGTCTCGTTTCTGCTCTGCTCTGTAGTTGAtttctccttttcctttttctttttcttttttttttcccaCACATCTTTCGTGATTGTATTGGATTCTActcttgatttctttttctttttctatttctttacaTGGGACGTATTCTCATTGCTAATTTATTCCTACCTTCCACGGTAGGCTTTTCCTTCGATACCGTGCCCAGAGATGCAATCGGCTCGCGTTTTCTTCAGCGCGAAGATTCCAAGGATTGGATCGAGGACGCTCCCATCGATGAAAATGCCATCCTCTCCGAAGAAGACGATGAGGAAACCAACGGTGACAACGACTACTACTCTACCGATGACCATCATTATCCCCTGTATCGCTCTGATTCGGCTTCTACcgatgatgatgatgacaATGAAAGCGCTACCGTCCTCTCGGATCTCCCTGAAGAAGTCGAGTCTTCTTCCAGACCTTCTTCCCTTCATGCTTCCACCGCTTCTATGCCCGGCATCCGTAGCCAGGCTGGTACCCCCTCTGTCCCTTCTGGTACCGGTAGCCCAAAACTAGATGACTCCCTCGGTAACCTTCAAAAGTTGCTAAAGGCAAGAGGACGTCGCCATCTCGCTTTCAACGACGAGGACGGCCTTTCTTTACCTCCCTCCCGTCATCAATCCCCTCCTCCCTCCAACGTTTTAGCTTCCTACAAACGACACAGCTCCAATGACCGCGATATGCAATCCTTTGCTCGTCGCGCCTCCCATTCCCTTTCCTTCTCCGCCGGTCATGGCACAGGTCTTAATCCCGGTCGCCGTATGACCTTTGACGCTGAAGCttggaaaaaaattagTTACCGTATCCTCCCCAATTCTTATGGTAACGCCAGCTTCTACAACGCCATCCACGCCGCCGACCGCACTGGGAAATTCGGTGAACATGTCTTCATCGGTACCTCCGGCGTCCCCACCGATTCTCTGCCCGACATGGTCAAGCAAAAAATCTCCGATGATTATCTAACCTCTCACAATTCCATCGTCGTCTACCCCTCCGACACTGACTTTGTCGGTCATTACAACCACTACTGTAAAAATATTCTCTGGCCCACCTTCCACTACCAAATTCCCGACAATCCTAAATCCAAGGCGTATGAAGATCATTCTTGGGCCAATTATGTAAAGGTCAACCAAAATTTCGCTGATGCTATTCTTGCAAATTATCGTGAAGGTGACATGGTTTGGATCAATGATTATCATCTTCTACTCGTTCCTCAAATCATCCGTGAAAAAATCCCTGCTGCAAATATCGGTTTCTTCTTGCATATCCCTTTCCCCTCCTCTGAGGTCAGCCGTTGTCTTGCTACCCGTCAAGAAATCCTTCACGGCATGCTTGGTGCAAATATCCTCGGTTTCCAAATTCCAGAGTTTGCCTATCATTTCCTCCAAACTTGTTCACGCCTTATCAACATTGATATTCGCAAAGATGGAACCGTATCCTTGGATGGTAGAAAGATAGAAATCGTCGCCCTTCCTATCTCCATCGATCCCACTTCCCTAGACAAGCAACTTCAAAGTTCCCAAGTTCAACATTGGATTCGCGTTTTGCGTGATCGCTTCAAGGGAAAGCATATCATCCTATCCCATGATAAACTTGATCCCATTTGCGGTCTTCGCTCGAAGCTTCTTTCCTTCGAAATTTTCTTGCACAGATACCCCCAGTATCGCGAAAACACCATTCTCCTTCAAATCGCTCCTGAATCCCTCCAAGATAATTTCCACTTGCCCTTAATCTCCGATATCGTAACACGAATTAATTCTTCCTATTCCAATATCGCCTCCCGTCATGTCCCTGTAATTCTCTTGAGACAAAAGATCAGTATCTACCAATTCTTGGCTCTCATGATCCTCTCTGATGCCCTCATTGACAATTCTCTGCGTGAAGGTATCAGTTTGACGAGCCATCAATTCATTTATGCTCAACGCGAACGCCATAGGCCTTTGATCTTGAGTGAGTTTGTTGGTAGCTCTTCCATTCTAGGTCAGAACGCCATTATCGTAAATCCTTGGGATTACTCCAACACTGCCGATGCCTTTTACAGGGCCTTGTCTATGTTGCCTGGTGAATGCGAGGAGAGAAGCAAGGTTATGTGTAACCTCATTCTTCGTCACGATGCTACTTCTTGGGCCATTACTTTTGGTACTCTCATCAAAGAATCTTGGAAGGAACAACAAGCAAATGACAAAAACAAGCTCACTTTCAGCGCTGATCTTATTCTCAATCCATACCAAAATGCTAAAAAGCGTCTTCTCTTCCTTTACCTTGAAGGTACCATCACATCTTGGGGTTCTCAAAACCAAAGTGTAACAAGTGGTTTACAGAGAACAGTAAATCTTTTGACGAACTTGACTGCTGATCCTAAGAATATTGTCTATATTATCAGTGCTCTTGGTCGACAAGAATTAGATCAACTTTTCCAACGTGTTCCCAGATTGGGTCTTGTTGCTGAAAATGGTTGCTTCACACGTGCCCCTCCTACAGCGGATGCCTTACCTCCATCTGAGCAACAAATTGCCGCCTTATGGAAGAATGAAATCAAGAATGTTGATCTCAGTTGGATAAAGACAGTTACTGagatttttggatattatGCTGAGCGTGCCGCAGGCAGTTACgtggaagaaaaggatgcCAGTGTCGCTTTGCATTTGAGAGAGGCCGAAGATTCTGAATTTGCTTCTTGGGCAGCCAAGGAATGTTGTGAGTCGGTCAATAACTTTGATATTCCTTGCCGTGCTACAATTCAGAATGATACCGTCATTTGCCGTTCCAGCAAAGTTTCTAAACGTCTTGCTGTAGAAGATATTTACAAGTCTTATGGTGCAGACTTTGACTTTATATTTTCTGCAAGCAATGAAACAGATGATGACTCTGTTTTCCGTTGGATTGCTGGTTTCAAACACATGGGACCTAAACCTCCGTTTACGCATACCGTATACGTTGGTGATCATGATTATGGTACTTATGCTGATTCAGAAAGTTCAGGTGTTTTTGGGTTTTTGCAGGCATTTGAAAAGGTCTTTTCGtgattgttttcatttgctcTTTATATAGTTTTTCTCCTTCTGTTGCATCCGTTTCCGTCGATATGAAAGGACTGAAtgtttattaatatttAACGAAACCTgagtttccaaaaagagaaatattACAAAGTGATAAGTGTAGGTGTTTTAACACATAGACACACATAGAGGAATAAATTAAGCACATACATGTTAACAAAGGAATATAGGAttcgaaaatgaaaatgagcATATGGTCAAATCTTGGTTGGAAGGGAAAAAACTAGTAATATAAACTGTTtgtaaaagcaaaaaaaaaaaaaaaaaaaaaaacaaaaaaaaacaaaaattgtttctttactttactGCCACTATCCTGAAGTCGATTGTTTCAAgttagaaagaaaacataaaagtATATACAAACGGTGAAACCCTTCGTATAAAGGTACTACGATTGTTGTAGACAAAGAGTattaaaaatggaaaagaaagaaacaatatTAACAAAAAGGCCAACAAGAATGTAAAACGGACTCAAGATAGCTGCAGTCTGTCACAGATAGTTCCTTGGTGAGTTTTCAAGTTCACTTGGACTAATTCAAGGAAAGAAGGGTTTTCCCACTTCACATCGCTGATGCAAGATAATGTCGAAAAAGGATCAGACGTACCCCAATAACCTTTAACAGAATTTGCATAAACCAGTGGCATGTAGGGTTCTACACTCTCAGTAGAATGATCCTCGTTTACAAGCTCATAAGCGGCCTGTTGAAGTTCATCCAATGCTGGTGTGCGTGCTATCTGAATATAAACACGATCAAAGTAAGTGTTGCCAAGAGCCACGTTTCCAAATTTTATGTCCATGGGAGAAGCCTTCTTTGAAGCAATATGCCTTAAAACACTAGTAAAGGACTGGTCTGCTTTCAAATGAATCCCGCGAGCAAGTGTCACATGGGGAGCAGTGGGAAGTCgcattttttcaaaatcttcttcGTGAGACAGGGCCCAGTCAGTGAATCTACGATATCTCAATTCGATATCTGAAGAATAAGCAGGAACAACCCAGATGCAGTAAACATACTCATCTGGAGAAGCTACAGCTCCTGGACTGTCGGTTCGATCTTCCATGCCAGAAGGGAATTCCCTTCCAGATTGCATTTTCGgcaaaagatgaaaataatgagacagaagtaaaaaaatcttACAAAAAGATTAAGCTTTCAATGTAGTTGGACGAGTATTATAGAAAATCAATcaatagcaaaaaaagcTTGGGAAATATTGTTTACTGTCcgaaataaataaatgacAACCAAATGTCAGTTTAATATAAACAATAGGTAACGAAGTTCGCTATACGGAACTTTAATGTACGCGCTAATATTGAAAGGCTAGCTAGGTTCGTGGCTCTTATAAGTCGTTTCGAGGGTGGGAAAACATTGATATAATGACGTCACTTTTAATATTTACGTATGGAGATGTTGGAgatgtaaataaataaatagaaacaagaggcaaaaaaaaaaaaaaaaaaaaaaaaaaaaagaccaAGGTCTCAAATCAAAAGAGTTAATTTAATGGGggtttttctcttttctgaCATATTTACTACCTtttgtttcccttttttctGAAGATCCATGAATCCTGGCCTTTTATTGTGTTTGTGCCGAAAAAGAATTCTATGTTGTCTGACTAAcaaagagagaaagaatAAGAGATGAATTTCAATCTCGatttataattattttaCATATATATTGCATGTTTACTGTACAAACAAATGTTGGTTACAAAAAAGGTATGAATACCGTAGTCTACTTTCTCACCAGTTGGCAAGGTCACATATCCAAAAGTTTCATTCAAACAAGTTTCTTtctaaaattaaaagtttcaagtcttttgttcttttgttctGGACTTGCTAAAAGAAGTTCGAGAACTGCGCTTTCTGCTTCGTCCGGACGATCCAGTGGAGGGTACGCTCTTTTGAGAATAATCAATAACAAACTCGTCAAAATCAATTCTATCACGAAGAATAGAAAGCGCTATTATCTCCATTTTAAACACGCGTAGACCCGTAGCAAACATGTTGTAACCCTCTGCATCGTTTGCCGGTAAGCCCAAAATTACCACTTGTGGGTTCTGAGCTTCTTGTATGTCTTCAACAATCTAAAATTATGTTAGTATAAAAGTGActttaacaaaaatttcagTAAGCACTTACTTTGGCACCAGATGTTTGAATGATGGAGTATAGTCCTTGAAGAGAATCACCTACCATGGAACTCCGCATAGCTGTGGTAATATAAAACTTCAATCCCTCTAAACAATGCCTTTTGTGAACGTTTATCAATGAAAActtccatttttcttctgccTGCTGGTCTTCGTATATATAATCATTGTAATTTAGTAGCGAGCCTTCTTTCATAGAATCCAGTATATACTTAGAAGAAACTGCTGGTTTTCCAAGAGAAGTTGCCAACAAAAATTTATGCGTTCTGCGAAGAGGTGGAGACCCAAGAATAATACAATTTGTTGCGTCCGTAACAGAATCTTGAATTTTGATAGCTTTTTTTCTCGCAAAAGCTTGCATGGGTTTTGTTAAATTAAAGCTTGAAGTAACAATATTGATTCCCTCCGAATGCAATTGAGAACCCTTGTGTTCATGTTCTTCATTTGATCCAGCGGACGATGGAAACGTATAATTCGTCAGAGGAATCTCTTCctcctctttttcttgctcTTGTCCCTCtacatcttttgtttcattttcttctgtttcctGTAGGATTTGCTGACCTGTATGTACTTCctcttgattttcttcaatatccttttttctcGCTGGGCTTGGATTCGATACATCAGCAGCGACATATTCTGGAACTTTTTCCACATTATGagcttcttctttgtttgaaTTACTTTCTGATTCTGTTGTATCAGGGTCTGTCTGTTGATGATCgtaaataatttttccttGCTTTTCCTGTGATGGTATCCTTTCCTTAGCAAATTGCTGGTCTACTTTTTCTGGTGATTCtctgttttcaaatatatttatttcgGCAGGGGTAGAGGGtatattgttttcttcttcgttcATTGTGTCGGATCCTGGAGCGGCCGCTTGCTCGAAAGAATGATTGGATTCCACCCGATcaattcttccttcatcaGCTTcaccattttcttttaggtCAGAATCATAAACTGAAGATACGGTATCTTGATTTTGGTTGGAATCTGTCTCTTCCTCATTTTTCGCAGGCATCGTTGTTTCATTTACTGGGGCGTCCGTGGAGTTTTTTTCATTCGATTGGGATTCCGGTATATTCTGATCAAACAACGCTCTTTCCAAATCAAGCGTCGTCGTTTCCGAAGCAATATGCGAGAGCTGACCGGAAGGAGTcgacttttgttttcccCATACCGGTTGAAGTTTACTTTCAGATTTTGtgtcaaaaacaaacggCTTGTTTACCCTGGGCTCTGTGAGGGAAGTTAGTTCAGGCTGAGAAGGCTTTTGTGGTGTATTTGGAATCTATATTACAGAAATTAGCATTGAACACATCTTGCTAGTACAAAAC contains:
- the mdb1 gene encoding BRCT domain protein Mdb1, which codes for MEIQIGDRRQNLYRYGGFINVYDYNVNQFESADSIAEIYIQDGQVFFRNIQSKATFQTIRLLPSPSEKKFFYYIPLNETLYINDIKTTVLPTSSFTSSEGVNNSFKTGTTTIPNTPQKPSQPELTSLTEPRVNKPFVFDTKSESKLQPVWGKQKSTPSGQLSHIASETTTLDLERALFDQNIPESQSNEKNSTDAPVNETTMPAKNEEETDSNQNQDTVSSVYDSDLKENGEADEGRIDRVESNHSFEQAAAPGSDTMNEEENNIPSTPAEINIFENRESPEKVDQQFAKERIPSQEKQGKIIYDHQQTDPDTTESESNSNKEEAHNVEKVPEYVAADVSNPSPARKKDIEENQEEVHTGQQILQETEENETKDVEGQEQEKEEEEIPLTNYTFPSSAGSNEEHEHKGSQLHSEGINIVTSSFNLTKPMQAFARKKAIKIQDSVTDATNCIILGSPPLRRTHKFLLATSLGKPAVSSKYILDSMKEGSLLNYNDYIYEDQQAEEKWKFSLINVHKRHCLEGLKFYITTAMRSSMVGDSLQGLYSIIQTSGAKIVEDIQEAQNPQVVILGLPANDAEGYNMFATGLRVFKMEIIALSILRDRIDFDEFVIDYSQKSVPSTGSSGRSRKRSSRTSFSKSRTKEQKT